TTTGCATCTGCGCCGCAGTGCCGGTCGCGCTCACCAGTAGGTTGTCCGGCGTCGCCTTGACGTTCGTCAGGCCGGCGCTCTGCAGATAGGATTCGACCTGCTGCACCTGATCCGGCGTGGGATCGGCCATCGCAGCGATATCCGCGCGCGAGAGCACTTGTCCAGCCTTGAGCGCCGACTGCAGCTGCGCGGCGTTGCGTAACTGCAGCCCGACGACGACCGTGAGCTGCGTGGACGCCGCGAGTGTCCCGAGGTCCGACGCGCCTGAAAGCGAGAGCGCTCGCGTGTTTGTCGTCGACCATCCCGACGGAGCCGTGAGCGACGCGGTCGACATTCGCGTGGTCCCGAGGCCGCCGCCGTGCGCCGACTGCATCGGCATCGAAGGCACGACGCCGGAATTGGCGCCGTTGCCCGAACAAGACGCCGTCAACAACCCGACGGCGAGGATCCAGGTGATCTTCTGCATTGTGTTTCTCTCTCCGATAGTGGCGTAGCAAGGAAAACCGGGCGAGAGATACCCAAACAAGCGACTGGCCTACACCTATGCGTGCACTTCTTTCCGTCGCTATGTCACGAACGAAGATTGCTCGTTTTAATAGCTGCGGGCTTAGGAATAAGAAGTAAACATCATGCAGGCGTCCAATGCCTGGCGGTACTGCAATGGATAAAACTGCCGCACTGAGAACCGCCGTGCTCTGCTCGTTCTTGCTCGCTGCAATCGGCACACGCTCGCCGGCATCGGCCTGGGGAGCGAAAGGCCATTATCTCATCAACCGCCTTGCGGCGCAGTCGCTCCCGGCGACGATGCCGGCATTCATGCGGACGCCTTCTGCGACCGACGAGCTCACCTATCTCGGCCTCGAGCTAGACCTTCTCAAGGGTGCCGGGCCGGAATGGGACTCGGAGCTGGACCCCGGGCACTACCTGGATCTGACGGATGACGGAAAGATTGTAGGCAACCTCTCACTCGACGCTCTTCCGCCGACCCGTGAAGCGTACGACACCGCGCTACGCGCGCGCGGCACCGACCAATATAAGGCTGGATATCTCCCGTATTCTATCGTGCAGGGCTGGGAGCAGCTGCGCATGGTGTTTGCCTACTGGCGCGTTGACAGCTACGAGGCCACGCACGCGAGCACCGCGCGTTTGCGCGCGACCGCGGCAATGCGCGAGAACGTCGACGAGCAGCTCGCTCGTCGCGACGCGGGCGTCTGGGGTCATTACGTCGCCGACGCCTCGCAGCCGCTGCACGTCACCGTCCACTTCAACGGCTGGGGCAAGTACCCCAACCCACACGGATACTCGAACTCCACCCACCTGCACGATCTGTTCGAAACGCAGTTCGTCGATCGGTTCGTCCGTCGCTCCGCGGTAGCCGCGCGTATGGCGCCGCTGCATCTGCGCGCGCCCACGCAACTCACAGATCAAGGCCGCGTGATGGCAGCGGTGGTGCGATATCTGCGAACGTCGAACGCCACCGTGCCGCAACTCTACCGCATTGCGCGATCCGGCGGCTTCAACACCGGTACGCCGCAGGCAAAGACCTTCGTGGAGGAGCGCCTCGCGTTCGGCGCGAGCGAGCTTCGCACGCTGATGGTCTGGGCGTGGGACGATAGCGTGAACGAAACCATCGGCGACGACGTCCCGCAACGGGTGCGCGACATCGTGAGCGGCAAAGTCCGGTACGCGGGTCTGCGCTAGGGCTCCTAGGCCTCCTAGCCGCCCGTCCTGGAGCCGACGATCGGACTCGAACCGATGACCTGCGGTTTACGAAACCGCTGCTCTACCAACTGAGCTACGTCGGCGTTTGAAGCGAGGCGAGCATCCGTTCGTGCGCGACGGCGCCGCGTCTTCCTGCTTTGGGTTTGTCACTCCTCGGAGTCGTGGAACGTGCCTCGCTCGGCGGTGGGATCGAGCTCCAGATCCTCCAGATAGTAGTAGACGATCTTGCGGTCCTTGAAGCCGACCTTGGCAAGCTCGCGCCCGCCGACCTCGACCACCTCGTGGATGCTCCCCTCCTGGCCGGCGTACCGGTAGTTGACGGGGGAGTAACCGGGCTCGTCCGATTTCGGCCGGGGGACGGCCTTGACGCCGCGTAGGGGGGTACGGTGGCGGTGCATGCTAGTGGCTTCGGCGCGGCGAAGTAGGATTCCATGAAGCAGGGGCACCGGCTTCTGACCCTCGCCCTGGCGGCGGGGGCGCTGACATGGTGTGCCGCCGCAGCCGCCAAGGCCGACGACATTACGTTTCAAAATGCTGCCATTTCCACGATCTCGGATCCGAACCACGCGTTGCGCTTCGCGCGCGATCGCATAGCCGCGCACGATCTGCCCGGCGCCGTCCTCGCGCTTCAGCGATATATCATCAACCATCCCGAGGAGGGCGCCGTCGAGGGATTCCTCGGCGATCTCTACGTCAGTAACGGCGACTTCCACGATGCCGAGCTGCTCTACCGGCAGATGCTGGTCGAGTATCCGCTGGATCGCAGCCTGCACACGAGCCTCGGGAAGCTCTACACGGTCGAAAATCGCGTCGACGAAGCGATCGCGCAGTTTCAAGAGAGCCTTCCGGACATCGAATCGGCCTACTATCTCGTTCTGCTGCATCAGCGCAAGGGCGACCTCGTGGCGTTTCGCGAGCAGATGCGCCGCAACGCGCAGCAGCATCCAAATGACGTGAACGCGCAACTGGATGCAGCACAGCTCTTCGGAGCGCTCTACCTTCCGCGCGATGCCGCGCTCGAGTTCCAGCGCGCGGTCGCGATCGATCCGAACTCTCTCGAAGCGCTCGAGGGCCTCGGCCTCGCGCAGGTCGCAGAACGCGCCAACGACGCTGCCGAGCAGACGCTGACGCACTGCCTTACGCTCGACCCCTCGAACTACGGCTGCCTCGATGCGCTCGGGCTGCTCGAGATTCAGGAGCGCAACTACGACCAAGCACAGGCTGCGCTCGATCACGCCTACCGCTTGGCACCCGAGGCGCCCGAAGCGCTTCTGAGCATGGGCCGGCTCAACGATGCACGCGGTGAGTGGCAGGCGGCGGTTACCGACTACGAGCGCGCGCTGTACGTCTGGCCGTACGGAGCCGATGCGTACGTCAACATCGCGTTCGACGACGAGGAGCACGGCATGCTCGCGCAGGCGCAGCAGGAGGCGCTCAAGGGGCTGTCGCTGGCTCCGGCAGATGCCCGGTTGCATTACATGCTGGGGTATCTCTACCGCAAGGTAGGCCGCCGCGACCTCGCCGTTGCGCAGTTCCTCGCAGCGGAGGAGTCGCTCGACCCGCAGATCGTGCAGTTCGCGAAGGAGAGCGTGGAGGAACTGCAGCAGCCCTAGGCATGTATCTGGAGTATCGCGGTAAGCGGCCGCGCGTACATCCCTCGGCTTTCGTGGCCCCTACTGCCACGCTGATCGGCGACGTCGAGGTCGGCGAGGAATCGAGCATCTGGTTCGGGACGGTGCTGCGCGGGGACAATGGTCCGATACGCGTCGGGGCGCGCACATCGATCCAGGATAATGCCGTGATCCACGTGAGCGAAGGCTGCACCACGCGCATCGGCAACGACGTGACGATCGGCCATGCAGCGGTGATGGAAGACTGCGTCATCGAGGACCGCGCGCTGATCGGCAGCAACGCCGTCGTGCTCAACGGCGCGCGCATCGGCGCCGGCGCGTTGATCGGCGCGGGAAGCGTCGTCGCCGCCAACGACCAGGTTCCCGACCACGTCGTCGCCGCCGGCGCGCCGGCAAAAGTCAAAAAGTCTCTCGGCGGCGATGCGGCGCACTGGATCGAGCTCGCCGCAGAAGAGTACGTCGCGCTGTCGCGGTCGTATCTTGAAGAAGGACTGGGCGCTTCCGAGGCGCGCTGCCGCGAATGACGCTCCTGCGCGAAGAACTGGCGCGCTTCATCCAGATAGAGGGGCATCGCGTCGAGGTCGCCCCGGTGGGCGACGGCGCGGCGGCTGAGCTGCTGTTCCGTTCGCGCGGATACGTCTTCTCCGTCGGCGCGCGCGAGGGCGAGCCGCCGCATTTCGCGATCGCAACCGCATACGAGATCCCACCGTGGGCGCGCGAGCGGGCGCAGAATGCGGTGACGCTCCAAGACGTTGCGAACGACGTTGGGGACGTGCACTTCGTCCTGGCGCCAAACGGAAAGAACTTCGTCGTCAGGCTCGACTGCGCGGGCGCGTCGCTGCAAGAGTTTCAGCGCGACTTCTGGACGAGCGTGGCGCGCGTGCGGGAAGCCGGCGTCGCCGCCTTGGAGCGCATCCTCGATCGCAGCGAGAGCCGCGCCGCCGCCAACAAGTTCATCAAGTCCTTGACGCGGGGGGACTAGGGAAGCTCTAGTGGATTCCGACCGGCTGGCTCCGCTCGAGCTCGCGCTCGAGGAGGAAGGACTGTTCTCCACGCGCGACGACGACGACGAGGCGTTACGCGTCGCGTTCAAGAGCGAAGGCGACCGCTACTTCATCGTCAGCTATCGCGACGATCCGAACTTCGTGATGATTGGCTCGGGCTGGTCTCTGCCGGAGGGCGCCGAGCGCGAACGCGTCATGCGCATCATCAACGCGCTCAACGCGCGTAAGAAGTTCGTCAAGTCGGCACTCTGGGAGGAAGAGAACGACGTCCTCTTCACGATCGAGCTGTGCGTCGTGACGCCGGAGGAAATCCGCCCGCACTTCGGGCGGCTGCTCGATGTCTTGCGCGACAGCGCGTCGGAGTTCTTCGCGGAGCTGCGCGCCGGCTGACGAGCCTTACGGCGCGGGGTAGCGCGATTCGTCGCCGTACGGGACGAAGAGCGTGTACTGCTGCTCGAAGCGTAGGCGCACCGTCCCGGTTGGCCCGTTACGGTGCTTGGCGATGATGAACTCGGTCGCCGTCGGATCGGGGCCTTCCGGATTGTAGTATCCGTCGCGATAGAGAAACGCGACCACGTCCGATTCTTGCTCCAAACTCCCGGAGTCGCGCAAGTCTGCAAGCAGCGGACGCTTGTCGTTGCGCGTTTCCACGGCGCGGTTCAACTGAGCGCATGCGACGATCGGGACCTCGAGATCCTTCGCCGTCACCTTCAGCGTCCGGCAGATGTCGGAGAGCTCTTCGTTCCGGTTGACGTTGCGCGCGAGCTGGCCCGGACGCAGGAGCTGAAGATAGTCGACGAAGATCGCGGCAAGACCGCCCGTCGTTTTCAGACGCCGCGCGCGCGAGCGAAGCTCGGTGACCGTGAGGGCGCCTGAGTCGTCGAGATAGATCGGGAGATCGTTCAGCACGCCCATCGCGCGCGAGATGTCTTCCCATTGGTGCGTCTTGATGTTGCCACGCCGCAGGTCGTGCATCGAGAGCCGCGCCTCGGAGCAAATCAACCGCTGCAGCAGCTCGTTGTTCGACATCTCGAGCGAGAAGAACGCCACCGGTTCCTCGGCCTCGCGCGCAGCCGCAACCGCCATGTTGAGCGCGAACGACGTCTTGCCCATGCCGGGGCGCGCCGCGATGAGGATGAGATTGCCGGGCTGGAACCCCGTCGTCATCTCGTCGATGTCGCGAAAACCGGCCGTGAGGCCCGTGCGCTCGCCGCGCATGTGGTAAAGGCGGTCGATGTAATCGAACGCGTCTTTCATGAGGTGCTTGACGGGCGTGAAGTCCGCGTGCCCGCGGTGCTCGCTGATATCGTAGACGATCTGCTGCGAGCGGTCCAGCGCTCCTTCGACGTCTTCCTCCGCTTCGTACCCGAGCCGCCCGATCTCCGTGCCGGCGTGAATCAGCGCGCGCAGGACCGCCTTCTCGCGCACGATCTTCGCGTAATACGACGCCGACGCCGCGGTTTGAACCGTGTCCATCAGGGTGTTGAGATACGGAAGACCACCGACGCGTTCGAGCGCGTCGCGTCGGCGCAGCTCCTCGGCAAGGGCGATCTTGTCCATCGGCTCGCCGCGGTCGAAGAGATCCTGCAGCGCTCCAAAGATCGCTTCGTGCACGTGCGCGTAGAAATCCGCGGCCTTGACGATCTCGCCGACGACGGCCATCATCTCGCGATCGACCAGCACGGATCCGATGACGCCCATCTCCGCTTCGAGATTGTGCGGCGGAATGCGATCGACGACGGAAAGGCTGGTAACGCTCATGATCGTGTGCCGACTCTGCGCCGCCGCTCGGTGGACCGCCTTGTGGATGGCCTGTGGAGATGCAAACGCCGCAGCACCTGCTGCACCGAGTCGAGCGGTATGACGCGCATGCCGGCGAGCGTGGCGTCGATCTCACGCAGATTCTCTCGCGGGATGAACGCGACGCGCATGCCGGCCTGGCGCGCCGCGTAGAGTTTTTCGATCACGCCGCCGACACCGCGCACTTTGCCCTGAATGGAGAGCTCGCCCGTGATCGCCACGTCCTGCGGAAGCGGCCGCTTGAGAATCGCCGAGTAGAGCGCGAGAAAGATCGCCAAACCCGCCGAAGGCCCGTCGATGTTGCCGCCGCCGACGACGTTGATGTGAATGTCGTAATCGCCGGTATCGATGCCGGTGACGGCCCGCAGCACGCTCGTCGCGTTGAAGACGGAGTCCTTGGCCATCGAGCCCGCCGTCTGATTGAAGCGCACGGTGCCTTTGCCGGGCTGCCCCGCACGGAACGCGACCGCCTCGATCTCGATGAGACTACCCGTATAGTGCAGCACGCCGAGGCCGAAGCTCTTCCCGACCTCACGCGTGGCGCGCGCGCGGACGGGCGTGTGCCGTACCAGGCGGCTCGTCTGGACGACCGCGCGAACGTCGTCTTCGGCGATCGTCAGCGCTTTGGCCGCCGGCGTGCGCCCCTTACGGGGCGATGCTGGTAGACGAAAGAGCGCTTGGCCGTACGCATCCGCGACGATCTGTACCGCCTTGCGACCCTCGATCGTGTACGATGCGATCAGCGGCGCCACGCCTCGCGCAGCCTTCGCGTTGAGGCGTTTGATCGCGCCGCGCACGATGGTGACGATCTGCGCCTGCGTCAGCGGCGCGAAGAATATCTCGGCGCAGCGCGACCGGATCGCGGGATCGATCTCGTCCGGCTCGCGCGTCGTCGCGCCGATCAAAAGAAAATCGGCCGGCGCGCCCTCTCGAAAGAGCCGCTTGACGAACTCCGGGACGTTCGGAGCGTTCTCGTCGTAATAGGACGACTCGAAGGTGACCTTGCGGTCCTCGAGGACCTTCAGCAGGCGCGTTTGCAGCAGCGGGTCCATCTCACCGATCTCGTCGATGAAGAGCACGCCGCCGTGCGCGCGCGAGACGAGCCCGAGTTTGGGCTCCGGAATGCCCGACTCCGCGAACTCACGGCGGCTGCCCTGATAGATCGGATCGTGGACGCTGCCGAGCAACGGGTTCGTCGTCTCGCGCGGGTCCCAGCGTAGCGTCGTCCCGCTCGCTTCGACGAACGGTGCGTCCTTTGCGAACGGCGTATTCGGCCGCGCCTTGGAGATCTCGAGCACGAGGCGCGCCACCGTCGTCTTGCCGACGCCGGGCGGACCGTAGAGGATGACGTGCTGCGGAAACGGCGAGCTGATCTTTGCGAGTAGCGCTTGCACGGCCGCCTCCTGTCCGACGATCTCGCGCAGCGCCTGCGGCCGCAAGCGCTGGAGCGCGGAGGCGGCGAGGCTGCGTCCTGACAGCGCGTTGAGTTCCTCGAGCTTCGCGCGCGTCGCCGGCGTCTCGGGATCTCCGCTCTCGCGAAGCGTTTCGAGCTTGAGGTCTTTGAGGTACTCGTGGTGGCGCTCGTTCATCTTCGAGTTCACGCGCCGCTCGATCTCGTCTTCGACGCTCTTCTGCGCGATGAGGCTCGCCATCGTCTCCTCGATCTCGCCGATTGCCTTGCGCTGCTGCGCTCGCGTCGTCGCGCGCTCGACCGTAGGGTCTTCGAAAACGAGGCGCTGGAGCGCGCAGAGGCGGTCGGGGAGGCTGGACGAACGCATCATCTTCAGCGCGCCCACCTTTCCGGCTCGTAGGACGAGCTTGTCCTGGCCGACGACGCTCGAGAGCATCTCGTAGAGGGCCGTTACGTAGCGGTTCAGCTCGTCTTCGACGCCGTATTTTCGACGAAGACGCGCTCGATACGGATGCTCCACGTCCGCGTCCTTACGACGCGACGACGTCGACCGTGGTTTTCGCGACGACGCTCTTGTGCAGTTTTACCTCGACGGGATACGAGCCGAGGCTCTTGATCTGACGCTTGATCTCGACCTTATGCTTGTCGATCGGAACCGAGACGGCAGCGGCAATCGCCGCCGCGACGTCCGCATTCGTCACGGCGCCGAAGAGCTTGCCGTTTCCGCCCGCACGTGCCGCCACCGCGAGCGTCGCCGCCTCGATTCGGCTCGCGAGCTCGCGCGCGTCCGCGAGCACTTGCGCGTCCCGCTTGTCCTTCGCTTTCTTCTGCTCGCCGAGCATCGCGAGCGCGCCTTTGCTGGCCTCCTGCGCGAGACTCCGCGGTAAGAGGAAGTTGCGCGCGTAGCCCTCGGCGACGTCCACGACGTCGCCTTTGCGCCCGAGCGATGCGACGTCGCCGAGCAGTATCACTTTCATGGAGCGGGCTTCACTCCGAAACAAACGGGAGAAATGCGATGAGGCGCGCACGCTTTACCGCGACCGTGAGCATGCGCTGGTGTTTCGCGCAGTTGCCCGAGATGCGCCGCGGTACGATCTTCCCGCGTTCGGAGACGTATTTGCGCAGACGATTGACGTCGCGATAGCTCACGTCGACCGCCTTCTCGATGCAGAAACTGCACGGCTTTCGTTTTGTGCGGCGTTCTTTCGTCGCGCGCTTAGGCTTACCGGGCATCGTTCTTCCTTTCGACTAGGTGGATCGTGCGGTCGCGTCGCTCGGTGGGCGCGCGACCCTAGCCATGTCCCCTGAGGGACGGTTGGGAGAACGTCTG
The Candidatus Dormiibacterota bacterium DNA segment above includes these coding regions:
- a CDS encoding S1/P1 Nuclease; translation: MDKTAALRTAVLCSFLLAAIGTRSPASAWGAKGHYLINRLAAQSLPATMPAFMRTPSATDELTYLGLELDLLKGAGPEWDSELDPGHYLDLTDDGKIVGNLSLDALPPTREAYDTALRARGTDQYKAGYLPYSIVQGWEQLRMVFAYWRVDSYEATHASTARLRATAAMRENVDEQLARRDAGVWGHYVADASQPLHVTVHFNGWGKYPNPHGYSNSTHLHDLFETQFVDRFVRRSAVAARMAPLHLRAPTQLTDQGRVMAAVVRYLRTSNATVPQLYRIARSGGFNTGTPQAKTFVEERLAFGASELRTLMVWAWDDSVNETIGDDVPQRVRDIVSGKVRYAGLR
- a CDS encoding tetratricopeptide repeat protein, with the translated sequence MKQGHRLLTLALAAGALTWCAAAAAKADDITFQNAAISTISDPNHALRFARDRIAAHDLPGAVLALQRYIINHPEEGAVEGFLGDLYVSNGDFHDAELLYRQMLVEYPLDRSLHTSLGKLYTVENRVDEAIAQFQESLPDIESAYYLVLLHQRKGDLVAFREQMRRNAQQHPNDVNAQLDAAQLFGALYLPRDAALEFQRAVAIDPNSLEALEGLGLAQVAERANDAAEQTLTHCLTLDPSNYGCLDALGLLEIQERNYDQAQAALDHAYRLAPEAPEALLSMGRLNDARGEWQAAVTDYERALYVWPYGADAYVNIAFDDEEHGMLAQAQQEALKGLSLAPADARLHYMLGYLYRKVGRRDLAVAQFLAAEESLDPQIVQFAKESVEELQQP
- a CDS encoding gamma carbonic anhydrase family protein produces the protein MAPTATLIGDVEVGEESSIWFGTVLRGDNGPIRVGARTSIQDNAVIHVSEGCTTRIGNDVTIGHAAVMEDCVIEDRALIGSNAVVLNGARIGAGALIGAGSVVAANDQVPDHVVAAGAPAKVKKSLGGDAAHWIELAAEEYVALSRSYLEEGLGASEARCRE
- a CDS encoding YbjN domain-containing protein, encoding MDSDRLAPLELALEEEGLFSTRDDDDEALRVAFKSEGDRYFIVSYRDDPNFVMIGSGWSLPEGAERERVMRIINALNARKKFVKSALWEEENDVLFTIELCVVTPEEIRPHFGRLLDVLRDSASEFFAELRAG
- the dnaB gene encoding replicative DNA helicase — protein: MSVTSLSVVDRIPPHNLEAEMGVIGSVLVDREMMAVVGEIVKAADFYAHVHEAIFGALQDLFDRGEPMDKIALAEELRRRDALERVGGLPYLNTLMDTVQTAASASYYAKIVREKAVLRALIHAGTEIGRLGYEAEEDVEGALDRSQQIVYDISEHRGHADFTPVKHLMKDAFDYIDRLYHMRGERTGLTAGFRDIDEMTTGFQPGNLILIAARPGMGKTSFALNMAVAAAREAEEPVAFFSLEMSNNELLQRLICSEARLSMHDLRRGNIKTHQWEDISRAMGVLNDLPIYLDDSGALTVTELRSRARRLKTTGGLAAIFVDYLQLLRPGQLARNVNRNEELSDICRTLKVTAKDLEVPIVACAQLNRAVETRNDKRPLLADLRDSGSLEQESDVVAFLYRDGYYNPEGPDPTATEFIIAKHRNGPTGTVRLRFEQQYTLFVPYGDESRYPAP
- the lonC gene encoding Lon family ATP-dependent protease, with amino-acid sequence MEHPYRARLRRKYGVEDELNRYVTALYEMLSSVVGQDKLVLRAGKVGALKMMRSSSLPDRLCALQRLVFEDPTVERATTRAQQRKAIGEIEETMASLIAQKSVEDEIERRVNSKMNERHHEYLKDLKLETLRESGDPETPATRAKLEELNALSGRSLAASALQRLRPQALREIVGQEAAVQALLAKISSPFPQHVILYGPPGVGKTTVARLVLEISKARPNTPFAKDAPFVEASGTTLRWDPRETTNPLLGSVHDPIYQGSRREFAESGIPEPKLGLVSRAHGGVLFIDEIGEMDPLLQTRLLKVLEDRKVTFESSYYDENAPNVPEFVKRLFREGAPADFLLIGATTREPDEIDPAIRSRCAEIFFAPLTQAQIVTIVRGAIKRLNAKAARGVAPLIASYTIEGRKAVQIVADAYGQALFRLPASPRKGRTPAAKALTIAEDDVRAVVQTSRLVRHTPVRARATREVGKSFGLGVLHYTGSLIEIEAVAFRAGQPGKGTVRFNQTAGSMAKDSVFNATSVLRAVTGIDTGDYDIHINVVGGGNIDGPSAGLAIFLALYSAILKRPLPQDVAITGELSIQGKVRGVGGVIEKLYAARQAGMRVAFIPRENLREIDATLAGMRVIPLDSVQQVLRRLHLHRPSTRRSTERRRRVGTRS
- the rplI gene encoding 50S ribosomal protein L9; translation: MKVILLGDVASLGRKGDVVDVAEGYARNFLLPRSLAQEASKGALAMLGEQKKAKDKRDAQVLADARELASRIEAATLAVAARAGGNGKLFGAVTNADVAAAIAAAVSVPIDKHKVEIKRQIKSLGSYPVEVKLHKSVVAKTTVDVVAS
- the rpsR gene encoding 30S ribosomal protein S18; the protein is MPGKPKRATKERRTKRKPCSFCIEKAVDVSYRDVNRLRKYVSERGKIVPRRISGNCAKHQRMLTVAVKRARLIAFLPFVSE